A stretch of Dietzia lutea DNA encodes these proteins:
- a CDS encoding DUF2771 family protein, giving the protein MSPHSDAPSTGPRVRPVTWAILAWMIIMIAAIVGAWQGSESRYGALPEITVATDRGQEKVLPFTATDLDGNTYTNPVGEFHVQDEHTLTVRLPGELRSATMDVYEVRADGVRDYTVEADGPGQLLVPVTTQEEGRIEGLAIRAVAIVYAADGSESILNGEWSVGFTYED; this is encoded by the coding sequence GTGAGTCCCCACAGCGATGCCCCGTCGACCGGCCCCCGCGTCCGCCCCGTCACCTGGGCGATCCTGGCATGGATGATCATCATGATCGCGGCGATCGTCGGCGCGTGGCAGGGGTCGGAGTCCCGCTACGGGGCGCTGCCCGAGATCACCGTCGCCACCGACCGCGGGCAGGAGAAGGTCTTACCGTTCACCGCGACCGACCTGGACGGCAACACGTACACCAACCCGGTCGGCGAGTTCCACGTGCAGGACGAGCACACGTTGACGGTCCGGCTGCCCGGCGAGCTGCGGTCCGCGACGATGGACGTCTACGAGGTCCGCGCCGACGGGGTGCGCGACTACACGGTCGAGGCCGACGGCCCGGGCCAGCTCCTCGTGCCCGTGACCACCCAGGAGGAGGGCCGCATCGAGGGTCTGGCCATCCGGGCGGTGGCGATCGTCTACGCCGCGGACGGCTCGGAGTCGATCCTCAACGGTGAGTGGTCGGTCGGCTTCACCTACGAGGACTGA
- a CDS encoding transglycosylase family protein: MTSYTGRHRAATPSSAPKNAVKVVLAGTAFSAAGLALAPAANAAPDSDWDRLAQCESGGNWAINTGNGYQGGLQFSPSTWAAYGGTQYAPTANQATREQQIAIAEKTLAGQGWGAWPACSAKLGLNSAPTPRDLSTPTPAPAPRPHADTAAQAAPAEVSAADHVATLKTFAESRGVFLPITEGYEANKAAVDAAYAGNQDLVDGFVATYLAN, encoded by the coding sequence ATGACCTCGTACACCGGACGCCACCGCGCCGCCACCCCCTCCTCCGCGCCCAAGAACGCCGTCAAGGTCGTGCTCGCCGGCACCGCCTTCTCCGCCGCGGGCCTGGCCCTCGCGCCGGCCGCCAACGCCGCGCCCGACTCCGACTGGGACCGCCTGGCCCAGTGTGAGTCCGGCGGCAACTGGGCCATCAACACCGGCAACGGCTACCAGGGCGGCCTGCAGTTCTCGCCGAGCACCTGGGCCGCCTACGGCGGCACGCAGTACGCGCCGACGGCCAACCAGGCCACGCGCGAGCAGCAGATCGCGATCGCCGAGAAGACCCTCGCCGGCCAGGGCTGGGGCGCCTGGCCCGCCTGCTCGGCCAAGCTGGGCCTGAACTCCGCCCCCACCCCGCGTGACCTGTCGACCCCGACGCCGGCCCCCGCCCCGCGCCCGCACGCCGATACGGCCGCCCAGGCCGCGCCGGCCGAGGTCAGCGCCGCCGATCACGTGGCCACCCTCAAGACGTTCGCCGAGAGCCGCGGTGTCTTCCTCCCGATCACCGAGGGCTACGAGGCCAACAAGGCCGCCGTCGACGCCGCCTATGCGGGCAACCAGGACCTGGTGGACGGCTTCGTCGCCACCTACCTGGCCAACTGA
- the nirB gene encoding nitrite reductase large subunit NirB, with protein MTEHIVVVGHGMVSHRFVSTLGSRYADADVAVTVIGEEPDPAYDRVGLSAYVGAWERDALHLDDARHSGDPRVTVRSGRLVTAIDTAARRVELDSGEYVDYDTLVLATGSRAFVPPVPGHDLPGCHVYRTLDDLDAIRAAAERAGAGAHGVVVGGGLLGIEAANALSLLGLVPHVVERNDRLMPVQVDGRGGALLCDLIRDRGIDVHLSVTDTVIEESAAGEADAAGGDGAAAAGGGDASASGDAGLRVALTSDDGETDVVDAALVVFSVGVRPRDELARAAGIAVAERGGVLTDRACRTSDPHVYAIGECAAIEGTCYGLVGPGYTSAEVAAGQITGDAGTEFTGADLATKLKLMGVDVASFGDAHGRTPDCLEVVVDDPVARTYNKLVLSDDALTLLGGVFVGDAGPYQLLKPLLGRTLPSSNPLSLITPGAAADSGVGVDALPDDAQICSCNAVSKGDLREAICGGACDVPALKACTRAGTSCGSCLPLMRQVLEAEGVEQSTALCEHFDQSRSELYEIVTVTGIRTFSGLIGRFGRGIGCDICKPTVASILASTSSDHVLDGEQAALQDTNDHFLANIQKNGTYSVVPRMPGGEVTAEQLIVIGEIARAHDLYVKVTGGQRIDMFGARVEELPAIWRRLVDAGMESGHAYGKSLRTVKSCVGTSWCRYGQQDSVAMAVLLETRYRGLRAPHKIKMAVSGCARECAEARGKDVGVIATENGWNLYVGGNGGATPRHAQLLAGDLTDDQLIRYIDRTVMFYVRTAERLQRMAPWLEALEGGLDHLREVVCDDSLGLAAELEERMEAHVAGYVDEWAAVLDDPDKLARFVSFVNAPEAPDPTVQFEQRDGRKVPVLLGSPAMPVRS; from the coding sequence ATGACTGAGCACATCGTCGTCGTCGGGCACGGGATGGTCTCCCACCGCTTCGTCTCCACCCTCGGCTCGCGGTACGCCGACGCCGACGTGGCCGTCACGGTGATCGGCGAGGAACCCGATCCCGCCTACGACCGTGTGGGACTGTCCGCCTACGTCGGCGCGTGGGAGCGCGACGCCCTGCACCTCGACGACGCGCGGCACTCCGGTGACCCCCGCGTCACCGTGCGTTCCGGCCGGCTCGTCACCGCGATCGACACCGCCGCCCGGCGCGTGGAACTCGACTCCGGCGAGTACGTCGACTACGACACGCTGGTCCTGGCGACCGGCTCGCGCGCGTTCGTCCCGCCCGTCCCGGGCCACGACCTGCCCGGGTGCCACGTCTACCGCACGCTCGACGACCTCGACGCGATCCGCGCGGCCGCCGAGCGGGCCGGTGCTGGCGCGCACGGAGTGGTGGTCGGCGGCGGCCTGCTGGGCATCGAGGCCGCCAACGCGCTGAGCCTGCTCGGCCTCGTCCCGCACGTCGTCGAGCGCAACGACCGGCTCATGCCCGTTCAGGTCGACGGCCGCGGCGGCGCCCTGCTGTGCGACCTCATCCGCGACCGCGGCATCGACGTGCACCTCAGCGTGACCGACACGGTCATCGAGGAGAGCGCCGCCGGCGAGGCGGACGCCGCGGGGGGTGACGGCGCGGCCGCCGCGGGGGGTGGCGACGCGTCGGCGTCCGGTGACGCCGGGCTCCGGGTCGCCCTGACTTCCGACGACGGCGAGACGGATGTCGTCGACGCGGCCCTCGTCGTGTTCTCCGTCGGAGTCCGGCCCCGTGACGAGCTCGCCCGCGCGGCGGGGATCGCCGTGGCCGAGCGGGGCGGCGTGCTGACCGACCGGGCCTGCCGCACCTCGGACCCGCACGTCTACGCGATCGGCGAGTGCGCGGCCATCGAGGGCACCTGCTACGGCCTGGTCGGGCCCGGATACACCTCCGCCGAGGTCGCGGCCGGCCAGATCACCGGCGACGCCGGCACCGAGTTCACCGGGGCCGACCTCGCCACCAAGCTCAAGCTCATGGGGGTCGACGTGGCCAGCTTCGGCGACGCCCACGGGCGTACGCCCGACTGCCTCGAGGTGGTGGTGGACGACCCGGTCGCCCGCACCTACAACAAGCTCGTCCTCAGCGACGACGCCCTGACCCTGCTCGGCGGCGTGTTCGTCGGCGACGCGGGCCCCTACCAGCTGCTCAAGCCCCTGCTGGGCCGCACCTTGCCGTCGTCCAACCCCCTGTCCCTCATCACCCCGGGCGCGGCGGCCGACTCCGGCGTCGGCGTGGACGCGCTGCCCGACGACGCGCAGATCTGCTCGTGCAACGCCGTCTCCAAGGGCGACCTGCGCGAGGCCATCTGCGGCGGCGCGTGCGACGTGCCCGCCCTCAAGGCGTGCACCCGGGCCGGCACCTCGTGCGGCTCCTGCCTTCCGCTCATGCGTCAGGTCCTCGAGGCCGAGGGCGTCGAGCAGTCCACCGCGCTGTGCGAGCACTTCGACCAGTCCCGCTCGGAGCTGTACGAAATCGTCACCGTCACCGGCATCCGCACGTTCTCCGGCCTGATCGGGCGCTTCGGGCGCGGGATCGGCTGCGACATCTGCAAGCCGACGGTCGCGTCGATTCTCGCCTCGACCAGCTCGGACCACGTCCTCGACGGTGAGCAGGCGGCGCTGCAGGACACCAACGACCACTTCCTGGCCAACATCCAGAAGAACGGCACCTACTCGGTGGTGCCGCGGATGCCCGGCGGCGAGGTGACGGCCGAGCAGCTCATCGTGATCGGCGAGATCGCCCGCGCCCACGACCTGTACGTCAAGGTCACCGGCGGCCAGCGCATCGACATGTTCGGCGCCCGCGTCGAGGAGCTCCCCGCCATCTGGCGGCGTCTGGTGGACGCGGGCATGGAGTCCGGGCACGCGTACGGCAAGTCGCTGCGCACGGTCAAGAGCTGCGTGGGCACCTCCTGGTGCCGGTACGGGCAGCAGGATTCGGTCGCGATGGCTGTGCTGCTGGAGACCCGCTACCGCGGACTGCGGGCGCCGCACAAGATCAAGATGGCCGTGTCCGGGTGTGCGCGCGAGTGCGCGGAGGCCCGGGGCAAGGACGTCGGCGTGATCGCCACCGAAAATGGCTGGAACCTGTACGTGGGCGGCAACGGCGGCGCGACCCCGCGGCACGCCCAGCTGCTGGCCGGCGACCTCACCGACGACCAGCTCATCCGCTACATCGACCGCACCGTGATGTTCTACGTCCGGACGGCCGAGCGGTTGCAGCGCATGGCGCCGTGGCTCGAGGCGCTCGAGGGCGGGCTCGACCACCTACGGGAGGTCGTGTGCGACGACTCGCTCGGCCTGGCCGCCGAGCTCGAGGAACGCATGGAGGCGCACGTCGCCGGCTACGTGGACGAGTGGGCGGCCGTGCTCGACGATCCCGACAAGCTCGCCCGGTTCGTCTCGTTCGTCAACGCCCCCGAGGCACCGGACCCCACCGTGCAGTTCGAGCAGCGCGACGGCCGCAAGGTGCCGGTGCTGCTCGGCTCCCCCGCCATGCCCGTCCGCAGCTGA
- a CDS encoding DUF3239 domain-containing protein: MAADRSPRNPHEQYRLADIPVDDAWVRKNNESLAEVRRLQWSAGILGVIVLAAGIGMLVYAEFAAWGWIIAVVAGAFAIGCLAMVGYIPRKMGSMQHTYSTSELVPAVIAEVRPRGVTLLALVDRAVDRSAGKLPALVARNCGPIPGHESRVGERVPCVAVVGNRSARGRDNLYQFISPMPVAWATSDKAALRRLEKEIPSGEWERLRQNIDRVTEVQAVPTSLLPLD; this comes from the coding sequence ATGGCCGCCGATCGCTCCCCCCGCAACCCGCACGAGCAGTACCGCCTCGCCGACATCCCCGTCGACGACGCCTGGGTCCGCAAGAACAACGAGAGCCTCGCCGAGGTACGCCGCCTGCAGTGGTCGGCGGGCATCCTCGGCGTCATCGTGCTCGCCGCCGGCATCGGCATGCTCGTCTATGCGGAGTTCGCGGCGTGGGGTTGGATCATCGCGGTGGTGGCCGGCGCGTTCGCGATCGGCTGCCTCGCGATGGTCGGCTACATCCCCCGCAAGATGGGGTCGATGCAGCACACCTACTCCACCTCCGAGCTCGTCCCGGCCGTCATCGCCGAGGTCCGCCCGCGCGGCGTGACCCTGCTGGCGCTGGTCGACCGGGCCGTCGACCGGTCCGCCGGGAAGCTGCCCGCCCTCGTGGCCCGCAACTGCGGCCCGATCCCGGGCCACGAGTCCAGGGTCGGCGAGCGCGTGCCCTGCGTCGCTGTGGTGGGCAACCGGAGCGCCCGCGGCCGCGACAACCTCTACCAGTTCATCTCCCCCATGCCCGTCGCGTGGGCCACCTCCGACAAGGCGGCGCTGCGCCGGCTGGAGAAGGAGATCCCCTCGGGTGAGTGGGAGCGGCTGCGGCAGAACATCGATCGCGTCACCGAGGTCCAGGCCGTGCCGACGAGCCTGCTCCCCCTCGACTGA
- a CDS encoding DNA repair helicase XPB, with product MSGGPLIVQSDKTVLLEIDHEQAADARQALAPFAELERAPEHVHTYRITPLALWNARAAGHDAEQVVDVLVSYSRFPVPQPLLVDIAETMARYGRLQLVKSPVHGLTLVSLDSAVLAEVKRHKKIAPMLGADIDADTVIVHPSERGRLKQELLKVGWPAEDLAGYVDGEAHEIALSTEEEQWELRDYQQMAADSFWAGGSGVVVLPCGAGKTMVGAAAMAKAKATTLILVTNTVAGRQWKRELLARTTLTEDEIGEYSGERKEIRPVTIATYQVVTRKTKGVHRALELFDSRDWGLMIYDEVHLLPAPVFRMTADLQSRRRLGLTATLVREDGREGDVFSLIGPKRYDAPWKDIEAQGWIAPADCIEVRVTLTENERMLYATAEAEDKYKLCSTARTKIPVVRKILDRHAGAPTLVIGAYLDQLEELGAELDAPVIQGSTSNKEREKLFDAFRAGEISTLVVSKVANFSIDLPEASVAVQVSGTFGSRQEEAQRLGRLLRPKHDGGQAHFYSVVARDTLDAEYAAHRQRFLAEQGYAYRIVDADDLLGPPLPEVG from the coding sequence GTGAGCGGTGGACCGCTGATCGTCCAGTCGGACAAGACAGTGCTGCTGGAGATCGACCACGAGCAGGCCGCCGACGCCCGACAGGCGCTGGCCCCCTTCGCCGAGCTCGAGCGCGCGCCCGAGCACGTCCACACGTACCGGATCACCCCGCTGGCTTTGTGGAACGCCCGGGCCGCCGGGCACGACGCCGAGCAGGTGGTCGACGTGCTGGTCTCCTACTCGCGCTTCCCCGTGCCGCAGCCGCTGCTCGTGGACATCGCCGAGACCATGGCGCGCTACGGCCGGCTGCAGCTGGTCAAGAGCCCGGTCCACGGCCTGACGCTCGTCTCTCTCGACTCCGCCGTGCTCGCCGAGGTCAAGCGGCACAAGAAGATCGCCCCCATGCTCGGCGCCGACATCGACGCGGACACGGTGATCGTGCACCCCTCCGAGCGCGGCCGGCTCAAGCAGGAGCTACTCAAGGTGGGCTGGCCCGCCGAGGACCTCGCCGGCTACGTCGACGGCGAGGCCCACGAGATCGCGCTGTCCACCGAGGAGGAGCAGTGGGAGCTGCGCGACTACCAGCAGATGGCCGCCGACTCGTTCTGGGCGGGCGGCTCCGGCGTGGTCGTGCTGCCCTGCGGCGCCGGCAAGACGATGGTCGGCGCGGCCGCGATGGCCAAGGCCAAGGCCACCACGCTCATCCTGGTGACCAACACCGTCGCCGGGCGCCAGTGGAAACGCGAACTGCTGGCCCGCACCACCCTCACCGAGGACGAGATCGGCGAGTACTCCGGTGAGCGCAAGGAGATCCGGCCCGTCACCATCGCCACGTACCAGGTCGTCACCCGCAAGACCAAGGGCGTGCACCGGGCGCTGGAGCTGTTCGACTCCCGCGACTGGGGCCTGATGATCTACGACGAGGTGCACCTGCTGCCCGCGCCCGTGTTCCGCATGACCGCCGACCTGCAGTCGCGCCGCCGCCTCGGCCTGACCGCGACGCTCGTGCGCGAGGACGGCCGCGAGGGCGACGTGTTCTCCCTCATCGGCCCCAAGCGCTACGACGCCCCGTGGAAGGACATCGAGGCGCAGGGGTGGATCGCGCCCGCCGACTGCATCGAGGTGCGCGTGACGCTCACCGAGAACGAGCGGATGCTGTACGCGACCGCCGAGGCCGAGGACAAGTACAAGCTGTGCTCGACCGCCCGCACCAAGATCCCCGTGGTAAGAAAGATCCTCGACAGGCACGCTGGCGCCCCGACCCTGGTGATCGGCGCCTACCTCGACCAGCTCGAGGAACTCGGCGCGGAGTTGGACGCGCCCGTCATCCAGGGCTCGACCTCCAACAAGGAGCGCGAGAAGCTGTTCGACGCTTTCCGCGCCGGCGAGATCTCCACGCTCGTGGTGTCCAAGGTCGCCAACTTCTCGATCGACCTGCCCGAGGCCAGCGTCGCGGTGCAGGTGTCGGGCACGTTCGGCTCGCGTCAGGAAGAGGCGCAGCGGCTCGGTCGACTGCTACGGCCCAAGCACGACGGCGGGCAGGCGCACTTCTACTCGGTCGTCGCCCGCGACACCCTCGACGCCGAGTACGCCGCGCACCGCCAGCGGTTCCTCGCCGAGCAGGGTTACGCCTACCGGATCGTCGACGCCGACGACCTGCTCGGCCCGCCCCTCCCCGAGGTGGGCTGA
- a CDS encoding MFS transporter: MGERPRGAARRAAASAGRGVRRIFHADGADRSGLAPLSYVTVANFACDAILAVALANTLFFSAATAESRGNVALYLLVTVAPFALIAPVIGPALDRLRSGRRLTVSLTFTLRAVLAVILGLNFDTWLLYPLALGMLVLSKTFGVVKASITPHVLPPALDLVRTNSRLTVLGHVGGSVVAGAAAGAVAWLWDSPTALWLLAAVALVAAYVSMTIPAHAEASEDDESATLWSGHGGSVGSGLRAVLTRPLGRNVLANLWAVALVRFMTGFLTLYLAFVAKAQEDTSALEQAGLLAIAGAAGGLGTFAGNAVGARLPLGRPGRIASTAAGAALATAVVAAFLGTLWVAAVLALVAAVCSALGKVALDASIQTDIPDAARSSAFGRSETALQLAWVAGGALGVLLPPDFTIGFSVIASVGALLLTQSLLTARGSTLVPGLGGNRPRFPGGPRDPGALGGHLLGRMKG, translated from the coding sequence TTGGGTGAGCGCCCCCGGGGAGCAGCACGACGGGCCGCCGCCTCCGCCGGGCGGGGGGTGCGCCGGATCTTCCACGCCGACGGCGCGGACCGTTCGGGCCTGGCGCCGCTGAGTTACGTCACCGTCGCGAACTTCGCGTGTGACGCCATCCTCGCGGTCGCCCTCGCCAACACTCTGTTCTTCTCGGCGGCGACCGCGGAGTCGCGCGGCAACGTCGCGCTGTACCTGCTGGTGACGGTCGCCCCGTTCGCGCTGATCGCGCCGGTCATCGGCCCGGCCCTCGACCGCCTTCGCAGTGGCCGTCGGCTCACCGTCTCGCTGACGTTCACGCTGCGTGCGGTGCTCGCGGTGATCCTCGGCCTGAACTTCGACACCTGGCTGCTGTACCCGCTCGCGCTGGGCATGTTGGTGCTGTCCAAGACGTTCGGCGTGGTCAAGGCCTCCATCACCCCGCACGTGCTGCCCCCGGCGCTGGACCTGGTCCGGACCAACTCCCGCCTGACGGTACTGGGGCACGTCGGCGGCAGCGTCGTCGCCGGTGCCGCCGCGGGCGCCGTGGCGTGGCTCTGGGACTCCCCCACCGCACTGTGGCTGCTCGCCGCGGTCGCCCTGGTGGCCGCGTACGTCTCCATGACGATCCCCGCGCACGCCGAGGCGTCGGAGGACGATGAATCCGCCACCCTGTGGTCAGGACACGGTGGGTCGGTGGGAAGTGGCCTGCGCGCCGTGCTCACCCGACCGCTCGGCAGGAACGTCCTGGCGAATCTCTGGGCGGTCGCGCTGGTGCGGTTCATGACGGGGTTCCTCACCCTGTATCTGGCGTTCGTCGCCAAGGCGCAGGAGGACACGTCCGCCCTCGAGCAGGCGGGGCTGCTCGCGATCGCCGGCGCGGCCGGCGGACTGGGCACCTTCGCCGGCAACGCGGTCGGCGCCCGGCTGCCGCTGGGGCGCCCGGGCCGGATCGCGAGCACGGCGGCGGGGGCGGCGCTGGCCACGGCCGTCGTCGCGGCGTTCCTCGGCACCCTCTGGGTCGCGGCCGTCCTGGCGCTGGTGGCCGCGGTGTGCAGCGCACTGGGCAAGGTGGCGCTGGACGCGTCCATCCAGACCGACATCCCCGACGCCGCCCGGTCGTCGGCGTTCGGCCGGTCCGAGACCGCGTTGCAGCTGGCGTGGGTCGCGGGCGGGGCGCTGGGGGTGCTGTTGCCGCCGGACTTCACGATCGGGTTCTCGGTGATCGCCTCGGTAGGCGCCCTCCTGCTCACCCAGTCGCTGCTCACCGCCCGCGGCTCCACCCTCGTCCCCGGTCTGGGTGGCAACCGGCCGCGGTTCCCGGGCGGGCCGCGCGACCCGGGTGCGCTCGGTGGCCACCTGCTCGGCAGAATGAAGGGGTGA
- a CDS encoding cold-shock protein, whose protein sequence is MPSGKVKWYDAEKGFGFLSQEGGEDVYVRADALPAGVETLRPRQRVEFDMVSGRRGPQALRVVVHDEPTVAEERTPRGGPRRSPDELHGMVEDMIKVLESTVQPELRRGHRPDHKISSRVASVLRAVARELDA, encoded by the coding sequence GTGCCCAGCGGCAAGGTCAAGTGGTACGACGCGGAGAAGGGGTTCGGCTTCCTGTCCCAGGAGGGCGGCGAGGACGTCTACGTACGCGCGGACGCGCTCCCCGCCGGCGTGGAGACCCTGCGTCCCCGTCAGCGTGTGGAGTTCGACATGGTCTCCGGACGCCGCGGTCCCCAGGCGCTGCGCGTGGTGGTGCACGACGAGCCGACCGTCGCCGAGGAGCGCACCCCGCGCGGCGGACCCAGGCGCTCGCCCGACGAGCTGCACGGGATGGTCGAGGACATGATCAAGGTGCTCGAGTCGACCGTTCAGCCGGAGTTGCGCCGCGGTCACCGGCCGGACCACAAGATCTCGAGCCGCGTGGCCTCGGTTCTGCGCGCGGTCGCGCGCGAGCTGGACGCCTGA
- a CDS encoding helicase-associated domain-containing protein: MPSSRATSRGAASRAAADAPDFPAWLAGLSDDALVRVCELRPDVATPPPASLDVLASRLRLPASTARAVGTLSWPELLVSAAAAAAGADSGAVPLGAVSGRLGVDDDEPVFHAAVARLRELALIWGEEGSARMVPVTAVAVRSAPVVAPHPGEPAGADLEAAWGGLSSAAAGVLEAIARGRVPAGALGPGASGSVRAAAVELAEAGLAELTGDDDAERVVPRAHALDRARHGARADGSTLLHPPAWATPRAGAGAGRAREVDASGGVAALDLLHRCDSVLAALSIAPAATLKAGGVGVRELRRVARAAGLEEAELPLLLEVLAAAGLIAVGDAEVGDVDYDSVWAPTEAADVWSAREPARRWAELVVAWWSMPRTPWRVGSELEGGGTLPALGEPVGPPGPTERGRVLKALAALDPAAEPADALLPEVVRWSAPVWFSRAGARPVSETVAEARRMGLVVGTVATSAARHLVDATHGAGGSGAGVSGDSGGAVVEDLEPILTAALPDPVSEVIVQADLTILAPGPLTPELAAEFALLADVESAGAATTYRVTETSLRRALDAGRTAAGIREMLARTSVTPVPQSLDYLIEDVARRHGRLRVGTALSFIRCDDPSLVAQVLGSPVAESAALRSVAPTVLVSQARPLDLVEALRAHGFAPVVEDTSGAVVALSRPAARVRESRTTRAPRVPTRAPTTSELRAAVAAMRSADRVRSARGASAGAYTGEAAIARLHEAAGTGTAVTVSVVDAAGRSSARLVVPASVGGGRIEGIEPDSAEPVVLPLHRVISVSDVEPTR, encoded by the coding sequence ATGCCGAGCTCCCGAGCCACCTCCCGCGGCGCCGCCTCCCGCGCCGCCGCCGACGCACCGGACTTCCCCGCCTGGCTTGCCGGGTTGTCCGACGATGCCCTCGTGCGCGTGTGCGAGCTGCGCCCGGACGTGGCCACTCCCCCGCCCGCGTCGCTGGACGTGTTGGCGTCGCGCCTGCGGTTGCCGGCGTCCACCGCGCGGGCGGTGGGGACGCTGTCCTGGCCGGAGCTGCTCGTGTCGGCCGCGGCCGCCGCGGCCGGCGCCGATTCCGGGGCCGTACCGCTGGGCGCGGTGTCGGGGCGACTGGGTGTCGACGACGACGAGCCCGTCTTCCACGCCGCCGTGGCCCGTCTCCGCGAACTCGCGTTGATCTGGGGCGAGGAGGGCTCGGCGCGGATGGTGCCCGTCACGGCGGTGGCGGTCCGGTCGGCTCCCGTGGTGGCCCCTCATCCGGGCGAACCCGCCGGGGCCGATCTCGAGGCGGCGTGGGGCGGACTGTCCTCCGCGGCGGCGGGGGTCCTCGAGGCCATCGCCCGCGGGCGCGTCCCGGCCGGAGCGCTGGGGCCCGGCGCGTCGGGGTCCGTGCGCGCGGCCGCGGTCGAACTCGCCGAGGCGGGTCTGGCGGAGCTCACCGGTGACGATGACGCCGAGCGGGTCGTGCCCCGCGCCCACGCCCTCGACCGCGCGCGCCACGGGGCCCGCGCGGACGGCTCGACGCTGCTCCACCCCCCGGCCTGGGCGACGCCCCGCGCCGGGGCGGGCGCCGGGCGGGCCCGCGAGGTGGACGCCTCCGGCGGGGTGGCGGCCCTCGACCTGCTCCACCGCTGCGACTCGGTGCTGGCGGCGCTCTCGATCGCCCCGGCGGCCACCCTCAAAGCCGGCGGCGTGGGGGTCCGCGAGTTGCGCCGGGTGGCGCGCGCGGCCGGGCTCGAGGAGGCCGAGCTGCCCCTGCTGCTCGAGGTCCTCGCGGCCGCCGGGCTCATCGCGGTCGGCGACGCCGAGGTCGGAGACGTCGACTACGACTCGGTGTGGGCGCCCACCGAGGCCGCGGACGTGTGGTCGGCGCGCGAGCCCGCTCGCCGCTGGGCGGAGCTGGTCGTGGCGTGGTGGTCGATGCCGCGCACGCCGTGGCGCGTCGGCTCCGAACTCGAGGGCGGCGGGACCCTGCCCGCGCTGGGCGAGCCCGTCGGCCCGCCCGGACCGACCGAACGCGGCCGTGTCCTGAAGGCGCTGGCCGCCCTGGACCCCGCGGCCGAACCCGCCGACGCCCTGCTGCCCGAGGTGGTGCGCTGGTCGGCGCCGGTGTGGTTCTCGCGCGCGGGTGCGCGGCCCGTCTCGGAGACCGTCGCCGAGGCGCGACGGATGGGACTCGTCGTCGGGACCGTGGCCACCTCGGCCGCCCGCCACCTGGTCGACGCCACCCACGGCGCGGGGGGCTCTGGCGCGGGTGTCTCCGGCGACTCCGGCGGCGCGGTCGTCGAGGACCTCGAACCGATCCTCACCGCCGCGTTGCCCGACCCGGTGTCGGAGGTCATCGTCCAGGCGGACCTGACGATCCTCGCCCCCGGCCCCCTCACCCCGGAGCTGGCGGCGGAGTTCGCCCTCCTCGCCGACGTCGAGTCCGCCGGCGCCGCCACCACCTACCGCGTCACCGAGACGTCCCTGCGCCGCGCGCTCGACGCCGGACGCACGGCCGCGGGCATCCGCGAGATGCTCGCCCGCACGTCCGTCACCCCGGTCCCGCAGTCACTGGACTACCTCATCGAGGACGTCGCCCGCCGCCACGGGCGCCTGCGGGTAGGCACCGCCCTGTCGTTCATCCGCTGCGACGATCCGTCCCTCGTCGCGCAGGTCCTCGGCTCGCCGGTGGCGGAGAGCGCCGCACTGCGCTCGGTCGCGCCCACCGTCCTGGTCTCCCAGGCCCGGCCGCTCGACCTGGTCGAGGCGCTGCGCGCGCACGGGTTCGCCCCCGTCGTGGAGGACACGTCCGGCGCGGTCGTCGCGCTGTCCCGGCCGGCCGCCCGCGTCCGCGAGTCCCGCACCACCCGGGCGCCCCGCGTCCCGACCCGCGCGCCCACCACCTCCGAGCTGCGGGCGGCGGTCGCGGCGATGCGCTCCGCGGACCGCGTGCGCTCGGCGCGCGGCGCCTCCGCGGGCGCATACACGGGCGAAGCCGCGATCGCCCGCCTGCACGAGGCCGCGGGCACCGGCACCGCCGTCACCGTCTCCGTGGTCGACGCCGCGGGCCGCTCCTCCGCCCGGCTGGTCGTCCCCGCCTCCGTCGGCGGCGGCCGGATCGAGGGCATCGAACCGGACTCGGCAGAGCCCGTCGTCCTGCCGCTGCACCGGGTGATCTCCGTCTCCGACGTCGAACCCACGCGCTGA